TCTCGCGCAGCTCATGCTTGTGGGGAAATAGCCTGAATAAGAACAAAAAAATCAAGATAAAAGCAAAATAAAAACTGAATAAAAAGAAAAAGAATGCGTTCAGATTGCAGGCCTTGCACCCACAGTTTTCCCGAATGAAATAGGCTCGAACGGAGTTCCTTCGGTTCTTTTCTCAATTTCCGAAAGCAGCTCTTCAAAGCCCATCTCTTTCTTCCCGCCGCTTTCGCGCACGCTCACCGCAATTTTTCCGGATTCCATCTCCTTGTCCCCGATTACGGCGACATATGGGCACCATTCCATCTCGGCGTTGCGGATTTTCTTACCTAAAGTCTCGCCGCTGTCATCAACATCCACGCGCACTCTCCTTCCAGCAGCCTTTTTCTGCAGCTCAATCGCAAAAGCAAGGTGTTTTTCCCCTATGGGCACCAGGCGCACCTGAGTGGGCGCAAGCCAGAGCGGATAATTGGCCTTCTTTCCCTGCTTCATGCGCATCGCTTCCTTCTCAAGCAGCGCGTAAACCACCCTTTCCAGGCTTCCGCTCAGCGAAGCGTGCAGTATGAGCGGCCTCTGCTTCTGCCCCTTCTCATCCACAAAGCTTATGTCATAGGTTTCCGCGTTCTCCACATCTATCTGCACAGTTGACAAAGCGCTGGCCTTGTCCATCGCGTCCACGAAATTGAACTCGAACTTGGTTATGAAGTACGCGTACCTTTCCTGGAACAGCTCCAGCAATACGGGTTTACCGACTTTTTTCGCCATTCCCACGTACCATTCCTTGTTCTCGTTGAAGAAATCCGTCTGCGCCCTGAATCCGACCTCAAGCTCATCAAGCCCGAGCCCCTCGTTCCAGCTAAGGCTCGCCTCAAGCTGGTTCTCGAATTCCTTTTTCGCCTGCTCCATGCTCACGGCCATAGTGTGCATATCAGGCATGGTGAGCGCCCTCACCCTCTTCAACCCCGCAAGCTCCCCTGCCTGCTCCCTCCTGAAGCTGTATCGTGTGAGCTCGTACATCTTGAGCGGCAGTTGCTTGTAGCTCATCACCATGTCATGGCTTATGAGGAACTGCCCGAAGCACGCGGCGAACCTCAAAAACAGTTTCTTGTCGTCAGAAAGCACCACGTACTGCCTTGCAGGGAACCTGTTCAAATACTTCTTGAGCGAGGGATGCTCGTAATCGTACATTATCGGAGTCTCAACCTCCATCGCCCCGTATCCTACGCAGTAGTCGCTTATCGCCCTCTCGAGCAATTTCTTTATGAGCCTTCCCTTGGGCAGCCACCTGAAGTTCCCTGGGTCGCTCCCTGGCTCGTAGTTCACGAGCGAATGCTCCTTCATCAATTTTATGTGCGGCGGCTCCTGGTCGTACGCCCTCACTTTCTTTGTTTCATAGGTCGCGAACTTCCCGAGCAGTCCATGCCCATTGTAATCAAAAGCATCCACTTCGCTCAGCTTCCCGTCAAGCCCGAGAATATGGAATTTGCTCTTCATTTTTTCCTCGCTCTTGAGCGAAGCAGAGATTTCTTGGATGGGCTGGGTTCCGGCATGCTGCACTCCTGCTTCAATTGCGAGCGCGGCCTTTATTTCCCTCGAGAGCTCGCTGAGCGGATGGCCCTTGCACTTCAGAGTGTATCCCTTGTACCACCCGAAAGGAGAACTTTCGACCTGGTAGCCGGCCCCATCGAGCAGCTCCACAACCTTCTTTATCACCGCGAGCGCCACCT
The DNA window shown above is from Candidatus Micrarchaeia archaeon and carries:
- a CDS encoding threonine--tRNA ligase; its protein translation is MRIMTVHADYIEVEPKQKAIRDAEDVELEKKRYEEVLVVFTSVEQGDEDVEGVAKNTATEVEKVAKQVKTSNVLIYPLVHLTSKPSAPKVALAVIKKVVELLDGAGYQVESSPFGWYKGYTLKCKGHPLSELSREIKAALAIEAGVQHAGTQPIQEISASLKSEEKMKSKFHILGLDGKLSEVDAFDYNGHGLLGKFATYETKKVRAYDQEPPHIKLMKEHSLVNYEPGSDPGNFRWLPKGRLIKKLLERAISDYCVGYGAMEVETPIMYDYEHPSLKKYLNRFPARQYVVLSDDKKLFLRFAACFGQFLISHDMVMSYKQLPLKMYELTRYSFRREQAGELAGLKRVRALTMPDMHTMAVSMEQAKKEFENQLEASLSWNEGLGLDELEVGFRAQTDFFNENKEWYVGMAKKVGKPVLLELFQERYAYFITKFEFNFVDAMDKASALSTVQIDVENAETYDISFVDEKGQKQRPLILHASLSGSLERVVYALLEKEAMRMKQGKKANYPLWLAPTQVRLVPIGEKHLAFAIELQKKAAGRRVRVDVDDSGETLGKKIRNAEMEWCPYVAVIGDKEMESGKIAVSVRESGGKKEMGFEELLSEIEKRTEGTPFEPISFGKTVGARPAI